The following DNA comes from Bacteroidia bacterium.
GCATAATGAATTTTTAAAAGAGTTAGGTCTAAATTTAATCTAACAACGAAATGCCAACGCTATTTGCAAGCACATTGCCAAAGCCCCACAAGCCAACGCACAGACCAAAGCTTTGTCAAAGAGCTTGCAAATCCAACGCAGGACAAAATTGTTTTTAAAAAATTTCCCGACCCTTCAAAAAAAATAAAAAACGCAACGCACAACCCGACAGACAATGACACGGAAACTCAACAAAGACAATGGTTTACAAGCACGGACGACAGAACACCAGCTGCCAACAGCGGTTTTGCGTAATGGCGGGTTCAGTGCTTCGTATGACAGTTTTGTGGTAGGTTCAAGTGCAGTTCTTCGATTAAACTTTTGTGCTAAAAATCCGCCACTACGCAAAGCCGCAAAACGTTGGGCGTCATTTTAGAGCGACCGTGCAGACAATGAACATAGTAACAAACAAAGACAAAAAATCGTAACTTTGAAGTATGGAAAAAAAGCCACTTTATACCATCGGACACGGTAACAGAAAGCCAGAGGATTTTCTTGCTTTGCTGAAAGACTTTGGCATTGAATATCTCATCGATGTTCGTTCACAACCGTATTCAAAATTTAACCCTCAATTCAACCAAAACGAACTTAAATTCTTTTTGGAAAGGAACGGTATTAAATACGTTTTTATGGGTGACACTATTGGTGGCAGACCAAAAGACACGACTTGTTACGACAATGAAGGAAAGGTTGACTATGAAGCGGTTAAAACGAAAGAATTTTTCCTAAATGGTATTGACAGACTAAAAACTGCCTACAATAAGGACATTAATGTTGTAATAATGTGTAGTGAAAGTAAGCCTTGCGAATGCCACAGGAGTAAATTAATCGGCAAGGTTTTAATTACAGACAACATTGTTTTAAAACATATTGACGAAAAAGGAAAACTCAAAGACCAATCAACAGTAATAAATGAATTAAATAAAGGGCTTTCAGAATATGACTTATTTGGAAATCCAATTAACGCAAAATCAAGAAAAGCTTATTTATAAATATGGAATTTTTTACTATCGGAGTATACAACTCTACTGAAAAAGAGTTTTTTGAAAAACTTACTCAAAACAATATTGACACATTTTGCGACATCAGACAACGAAGAGGAGTTAGAGGTTCAAAATATTCATTTGTAAATAGCAACAGACTTCTACAAAGACTTAATGATTTGGAAATAAAATACGGCTACGTTCCCGACTTAGCACCGACTACCGAAATCAGAGAGCTTCAAA
Coding sequences within:
- a CDS encoding DUF488 domain-containing protein, whose protein sequence is MEKKPLYTIGHGNRKPEDFLALLKDFGIEYLIDVRSQPYSKFNPQFNQNELKFFLERNGIKYVFMGDTIGGRPKDTTCYDNEGKVDYEAVKTKEFFLNGIDRLKTAYNKDINVVIMCSESKPCECHRSKLIGKVLITDNIVLKHIDEKGKLKDQSTVINELNKGLSEYDLFGNPINAKSRKAYL